DNA from Arthrobacter sp. StoSoilB19:
TCCACGTGGAAGGGCGTAGCGCCGTTTCCGGCCGCGCTGAGGTCGCTGCCCATGGCCTCGGCCATGCTGGCCGGCACGGCGCCGTTGCCCGGCCCAACGGCCACCTTGGTGGGCATGTAGTAGTTGAGCCCGTAGAAATCGAGGGGCTGGGAAATGATCTCCATGTCCTCTTCGGGATGTTCGAAGGAGCTGAAGAACTTGGCCGCGCGGATGAGGTCCGGGTACTTGCCCGTCAGGACAGGGTCCGCGTAGAGCCGGTTCTGCCCCAGGTCCATAAGTCCCGCGCTGATCTTGTCCAGCGGGTTGATGGAGTTGGGCACCATGGGTGAGTAGACGTTGGTCATGCCGATTTCGCCGGGCACCCGCGCCGCGCGAAGGGCCTGGACGGCGAGCCCGTGGCCCAGCAGCTGGTGGTGGACCGTGGGGAAGGCACCCAGGGCCAACTCCTTGCCTGGGGAGTGCAGCCCCAGCGAGTAGCCGTTGGCGCTCACCGTTGCCGGCTCGTTGATGGTGACCCACCGGGCCACCCTGTCACCGAAGGCATCCGCCACCAGCGCTGCGTACTCCCCCAGCCGGTAGGCGGTGTCCCGGTTCATCCAGCCGCCGGCCTCATCCAGTTCCAGGGGCGTATCCCAGTGGTAGATGGTGGCCATGGGCGAGATTCCGTTGGCCAGGAGCTCGTCCAGGAGCCGGTCATAGAACGCCATGCCTGCGCGGTTGGCCGGGCCGGTGCCGCCTGGCTGGATGCGCGGCCAGGAGAAGGAGAACCGGTAGGAGTCAACGCCGAGCTGCTTCAGGAGGGCCACGTCCTGCGGCATCCGGTGGTAGTGGTCCGTGGCCACCACCGGGCTGTGGTCCTCAACGATGGCACCGGGCCGGGCAGCGAACCTGTCCCAGCCCGCCGGTCCCCGTCCATCCTCGTCCAGCGCCCCTTCGATCTGGAATGCTGCGGTTGCGACGCCAAGCGTGAACCCCGGGGGGATGAGCGCTGCGAGGTCCTTGGCGGTGATGTGCATTGGGGTCCAGCCTTTGGTCACGGTAGTTAGGGTACGTCCCAGAATGTCACAGCGGAGGTCGGCTGACGAGCAGCAACTCCGCTCCCGGCGCCGGCAACTACTGGGTGCCGAACAGGAACTCCTTGGCGTGCGCCACTGCCTTGCGGAAGGCATCATTCCGGAGCGTCACCAGGTGTTCCGTGTCGTCGTCGGACGGCTCCAGGTAGCCGGTG
Protein-coding regions in this window:
- a CDS encoding family 1 glycosylhydrolase, whose product is MHITAKDLAALIPPGFTLGVATAAFQIEGALDEDGRGPAGWDRFAARPGAIVEDHSPVVATDHYHRMPQDVALLKQLGVDSYRFSFSWPRIQPGGTGPANRAGMAFYDRLLDELLANGISPMATIYHWDTPLELDEAGGWMNRDTAYRLGEYAALVADAFGDRVARWVTINEPATVSANGYSLGLHSPGKELALGAFPTVHHQLLGHGLAVQALRAARVPGEIGMTNVYSPMVPNSINPLDKISAGLMDLGQNRLYADPVLTGKYPDLIRAAKFFSSFEHPEEDMEIISQPLDFYGLNYYMPTKVAVGPGNGAVPASMAEAMGSDLSAAGNGATPFHVETWPEADVTAYGWPVKPEYMAVALKEMAERYPNLPPVIITEGGASFEDIIVRDKSTNTRFIPDERRLKYISDHLETALRATAPGGVAESVDLRGYYVWSFLDNFEWSAGYNQPFGLLHVDFETLDRTPKASYFWFQELIEERDLAAAAGAAIAQAAVPELLGSELPDDGAPLGANAQ